Part of the Halococcus saccharolyticus DSM 5350 genome is shown below.
CGACCAGTTCCTCGGCGACGGCTCGGGAGACGAAGGCGACGAACGCGACAGTGACAGCAGTGCTCGCGGTTCGAACGACACAGAGCCGAGCGTCCTCGAACGCGCGATGGAGACGGCCGCGCGTGCCGGCGTCACGAGCCAGCGCGTTGGACGAGTGCTCGAACGCCTCGGGCTCGCGGAGATCGTCGTGCGCCACGTACCGAAAGGGATGATCCGTGCGGGCACCGAGCAGGTCGATTTCCCCGCCTCGCAGGCCTACGCTCGCTCACACATCGAGTGTGGAATCCGGCTCAACGTCGCCGGTCGCGAACCGGATGGCGTCGTCCCCCGTGAGGAGTACGACGCGGTACGTGAGACGATCATCGAACTCCTCTCGGATCTCGAAACGCCCGATGGAAAACCGGCGTTCGACGACGTTGCGCCGCGGGAGTCGTACTTCGAGGGAGGAGAGGCCGAGCGCGCGGTCGACGTTGTCATCGTCCCACGAGCGTTCGACCAGTTCCTCTCGACACAACTGCGCGAGACGGCGTTCGGCCCGCCGACCGAGCCCTACAACCACAAACGCGACGGCCTGATCGCCGCCACGGGCGAGAGGATCGACGAGGAGGCCTCGCTCGCGGGCGCACACCTGTTCGACGTCGCCCCGACGGTGCTCGCGACCCTCGGGCTGGCCCGCGGCGAGCACATGGACGGCGACGTGTTATCGGTAGTCGAATCGGTGGGCGAGCGCGCGTACCCGGAAGTCGACGAGCGCGACCGCGAGGCGACCGACGAACGCGCCGTCGAACAGCGACTTTCGGACCTGGGATATCTTCAAGAATGAGCATCGAGATCACGAAAGCGACCGACGACGAGCTGGACGACTGGAACCGTCACGTGGAGCGATCGCCCCACGCCAACCCCTTCCATCTGCTGGGAAGTCTCGAAACGATGGCCGACCACGCGAACGCCGATCTTCATCCCCTGGTCGGATTCAAGGGCCAGGAACCCGTGGGGATCTTCCCGGTCTTCGAGATCGAGCGGATGGGAGTTTCGACGGTGTTCTCACCGCCGCCCGATCTCCTGATTCCCTACCTCGGCCCGGCGCTGTGCAACGTCGAGAAGCTGAAACAGCGCAAGCGCGAGCGCCGCCACGAGAAGTTCATCGATGGGTGTTTCGAATGGCTCGATCGAGCGTGCGATCCCCGATACGTTCACGTTCACACCGATCCCCGATACGACGACTTCCGGCCTCTGGGCTGGAACGGACTGGAGGCCTCGCCGAACTACTCCTATCGCGTCGATCTCACGCCCGGTGCGGACGATCTCCTGAAACGATTCAGCAGCGACGCGCGGAGCAACGTCAAGAACGGTGCGCCCGAACACTGTACGATCGAGGAGGGTGGCGAGGACGCGATCCGACGGATCGTAACCCAGGTTGCCCGGCGTTACGACGCCCAAGACGAGTACTACGCCGTCACACCGGGGTTCGTGATCGATCT
Proteins encoded:
- a CDS encoding GNAT family N-acetyltransferase, encoding MSIEITKATDDELDDWNRHVERSPHANPFHLLGSLETMADHANADLHPLVGFKGQEPVGIFPVFEIERMGVSTVFSPPPDLLIPYLGPALCNVEKLKQRKRERRHEKFIDGCFEWLDRACDPRYVHVHTDPRYDDFRPLGWNGLEASPNYSYRVDLTPGADDLLKRFSSDARSNVKNGAPEHCTIEEGGEDAIRRIVTQVARRYDAQDEYYAVTPGFVIDLRERLPDGCVRAYVCRVDGRFVGGMITLEDDDIIYRWQGGAKHDADVAANDLVDWHIMRDAIERDIDGYDLVGANSRRLNGYKAKFNPELRTYHQAERAGPALRIAREAYLRLR